The Candidatus Zixiibacteriota bacterium genome segment TCGCGGTCGTCGGCGCCGAGCGATTTCAGCACGCCGATCTCGCGGCGGCGTTCGAGGATCGACATGACCATGGTGTTGACGATCCCCAGGGAGGCGGTTACCAGCGCGATCATCCCCACCACCCCGAGCATGAGGTCGAAATAGAGGAAGAAGCGCTGGATCTCGGCGAACTGCTCGAGGTAGCTGAAGGTCTCGTAGCCCATCGCCCTGATGCTGTCGCTCAGGGCGGCGTAGCCGGTCCCCGGTTCGAGGTCGAGCGTGACGCGGCTGTAGGCGTCGGGCGCCGCTGTGTCGCCGCCGAAGAGGTTGCCGACGCGCCCGCTCTGGAAGGCGGCCAGCAGTTCGGCCGGGTCCGGGCCGCTCTTGGCCGCGGCGAAGCGCCGGGCGCTTTGCTCCGGAATGATGAGGGGTTTGACCCGGAGCCGGCGGCCCTGCGGGCCGTCGATCACGCCGACAATGGTCAGCGTGTCGGTGGTAATCATCGGCCGCCCGAGATACCCCTCGAGAAAGCTCCGCGCCGCGGCGTTGAATTCGCCGGTCGCCGTCCGCCGAAGGTACCCGACGTTGTCGAGGGAATCGAAGTCAAAGGCGTCGATGAATTGTTCGACGCGCCGGCTCTCCTGGCGGACGACGTGGACCACGGCGCTGTCGAGCGTCGAGGACGAGACGGAGACGGCGATCGATCGACCGAGGATCGAGTCGGCGGGTCCGAGCGCGTGATCTTCCAGAAACTCGCGCGTCACCATCGCCTCGCGCGAGCCGTTGGCGTCCGGTCGCCGCCCCGCGACGAGACGGGAATACAGACGGGTCGCGACGGCCGCCGGCGGAAGCACCTGAGCCTCAGCCGAGAGCTCGAGCGTGTCGAGGCGGACGGAGACGCTGAAGGCGTCGTAGGGATAAGCGAGGCGCACGCCCGGCAGACGCGCCAGGCGGGCGACGACCGAGTCGGTCAGCGGCGGCGGCGGCACCGAGTCGCCGAGGCTGTCGGCCGCCGGCGGGTAGACCTGCATGGTCGTGAACAAACCGAGTTTCTCATACTCCTCGGAGACGTTCTTCTCCGCGCCGGCCCCGAACGAGACCATGGCGACGAAGGCGCCGATGGCGATAACGACACCCGCCAGGGTGAGGCAAGTCCGCAGTTTCATCCGCCAGAGATTGCCGGCGGAGATCTCGACGAGGTCGCGGACGGTCATCATCCGGCCTCGGTTCCTTCGACCAGCCGCCCGTAGTGCATCCGCACGACGCGGCCGGCGAGCCGCTCGGCCAACGGGAGATCGTGGGTGACGAGGATCACGGTCAGCCCGTCGCGATTGTGTGCGGTCAGGAGGTCCGCCAACTGCCGCGTGTTCTCGCGGTCGAGGTTGCCGGTCGGTTCATCGGCAAGCAGAATCTCCGGGCCTTTCACCAGCGCGCGGGCCAGCGCGACCCGCTGCTGCTCGCCGCCCGACAGATCAGCCGGGCGGTGGTCGGCCCGGTCGGCCAGGCCGAGGCGGTCGAGCATCGCAGCGGCCCGGCGGCGGCGTTCGGGGCGCGGCGTACCGTTGAAACAGAGCGCCAGCTCGACGTTGCGGAGGGCGGTTAAATGGGGAATCAGGTTGAAGGTCTGGAAGACGACCCCCACCCGGTTGGCGCGGTAGGCCGACAGCTCGCGCCGCGACATCGCCCCGAGCGGGGCTCCGGCGACCGCGATGTGTCCCGAGGTGGGCGTGTCAAGACCGGCTAAGAGATTGAGCAATGTCGACTTACCGGAACCGGAAGCCCCTACGATGGCGAGGAAGCCGCCCCTCTCAACGGCCAGGCTGACCCGGTCGACCGCGCGGACTTCGCTGGCGCCGCGTCGATAGTAGCGGCAGACCTCGTCGGTTTGGATGTAGGCCGCAGAATCCATCATGAGAAGTTCGCCGATGCTGACCGGCTGGCGGGCCGCCGATACGCGCCTCCACTTCCGCCGCGGCGGGAGTAACCAAGCTCCCGTCCGCAGCCGATTGATACTAGAGTACGTCGCGGCGTGCAATTAGATTCGGCAACGTCGGGAATCGACGTTTGACAGCGGAGACGAATCCGTTAGATTAGGGTGTAGCTGGGTGTATGCGTCCATGAAAGTACTCGTCGTTGCGGCAGCCGTCATAGCGAGCCTCGCGGGCCGGGCGCTCGCCGATATAGCGATGCGGATCGAGCGGTCGGAGTTGGCGCGCCCGGGCGACCGGGTGACGCTGACCCTGGCGGCCGTCGACAGCACGGGGGCTTTTCAGATGGGCGGATT includes the following:
- a CDS encoding ABC transporter ATP-binding protein codes for the protein MMDSAAYIQTDEVCRYYRRGASEVRAVDRVSLAVERGGFLAIVGASGSGKSTLLNLLAGLDTPTSGHIAVAGAPLGAMSRRELSAYRANRVGVVFQTFNLIPHLTALRNVELALCFNGTPRPERRRRAAAMLDRLGLADRADHRPADLSGGEQQRVALARALVKGPEILLADEPTGNLDRENTRQLADLLTAHNRDGLTVILVTHDLPLAERLAGRVVRMHYGRLVEGTEAG
- a CDS encoding ABC transporter permease → MMTVRDLVEISAGNLWRMKLRTCLTLAGVVIAIGAFVAMVSFGAGAEKNVSEEYEKLGLFTTMQVYPPAADSLGDSVPPPPLTDSVVARLARLPGVRLAYPYDAFSVSVRLDTLELSAEAQVLPPAAVATRLYSRLVAGRRPDANGSREAMVTREFLEDHALGPADSILGRSIAVSVSSSTLDSAVVHVVRQESRRVEQFIDAFDFDSLDNVGYLRRTATGEFNAAARSFLEGYLGRPMITTDTLTIVGVIDGPQGRRLRVKPLIIPEQSARRFAAAKSGPDPAELLAAFQSGRVGNLFGGDTAAPDAYSRVTLDLEPGTGYAALSDSIRAMGYETFSYLEQFAEIQRFFLYFDLMLGVVGMIALVTASLGIVNTMVMSILERRREIGVLKSLGADDRDVWLQFLAESGVIGSVGAVLGILLGWVVTRIASFVAVRVMENQGMTAVELFDLPLWLIAVALLFGTAVSVAAGLYPAARAARVNPVEALRNE